The following are from one region of the Paenibacillus sabinae T27 genome:
- the argH gene encoding argininosuccinate lyase has product MSKLWGGRFTKGTNKLVEEYTASIGFDKALAEEDVQGSLAHVTMLGKCGILPQEDVETIKQGLQKVLEKVRAGEVEFSVSDEDIHMNIEKHLIQEIGPVGGKLHTGRSRNDQVATDMHLYLRNRVVELTDLLHGLQEALITQAKDNVETILPGYTHLQRAQPILFAHHLLAYVSMFRRDAERLTDSYKRINVLPLGAGALAGTTFPIDRHFVAEQLGFDGVYENSLDAVSDRDFIVEFLANASLIMTHLSRLSEELVLWSSTEFSFVELDDAFCTGSSIMPQKKNPDVPELVRGKTGRVYGNLIGLLTVLKSLPLAYNKDMQEDKEGMFDTVATLTGALQLFAPMIATMKVNKGRMREAVNTDFSNATDIADFLVGKGLPFRQAHEVIGKTVLYCINEGKFLLDLTLDEFKQFSPLFDENIYAVLQPEAVVNARNVYGGTATVQVQAAIGRAEDSLLEAKKWVTELAAKL; this is encoded by the coding sequence GTGAGCAAGCTGTGGGGTGGACGTTTCACCAAAGGAACAAATAAGCTTGTGGAGGAGTACACAGCCTCCATCGGCTTCGATAAAGCGCTGGCGGAAGAAGATGTGCAGGGCAGTCTGGCGCATGTGACGATGCTGGGCAAATGCGGGATTTTGCCGCAGGAAGATGTAGAGACGATTAAGCAGGGACTTCAGAAGGTGCTGGAGAAGGTCCGCGCCGGCGAAGTCGAATTTTCCGTGTCGGATGAAGATATTCATATGAACATCGAGAAGCATCTGATTCAGGAGATCGGGCCGGTTGGCGGCAAGCTGCACACGGGACGCAGCCGCAACGATCAAGTGGCGACGGATATGCACCTGTATTTGCGCAACCGGGTCGTGGAACTGACCGACCTGCTGCATGGGCTGCAGGAAGCGCTGATTACCCAGGCCAAGGACAATGTGGAGACGATTCTGCCGGGTTATACGCATCTGCAGCGGGCCCAGCCGATTCTGTTCGCGCATCATCTGCTCGCTTATGTATCGATGTTCCGCCGGGACGCTGAGCGGCTGACGGACAGCTACAAGCGCATCAATGTGCTGCCGCTGGGCGCCGGAGCGCTGGCGGGGACGACTTTCCCGATCGACCGGCATTTTGTGGCGGAGCAGCTCGGCTTTGACGGCGTGTACGAGAACAGCCTGGATGCTGTCAGCGACCGCGATTTTATCGTTGAGTTCCTGGCAAACGCCTCGCTGATCATGACGCATCTGTCGCGCCTGAGCGAAGAGCTGGTGCTGTGGAGCAGCACGGAGTTCAGCTTCGTGGAACTGGATGACGCCTTCTGTACTGGCAGCAGCATTATGCCGCAGAAGAAGAATCCGGACGTTCCCGAGCTTGTGCGCGGCAAGACCGGCCGGGTTTACGGCAACCTGATCGGCCTGCTGACCGTGCTGAAATCTCTGCCGCTCGCTTACAACAAAGACATGCAGGAGGACAAGGAAGGCATGTTCGACACGGTTGCGACGCTGACAGGCGCCCTGCAATTGTTCGCGCCGATGATTGCGACGATGAAGGTCAACAAGGGACGGATGCGGGAAGCGGTGAACACCGATTTCTCCAACGCGACGGATATCGCGGACTTCCTGGTCGGCAAAGGGCTGCCGTTCCGCCAGGCGCATGAAGTCATCGGAAAAACGGTGCTGTACTGCATCAATGAAGGCAAATTCCTGCTCGATCTGACGCTGGACGAATTCAAGCAGTTCTCGCCGCTGTTCGACGAGAATATTTACGCAGTGCTTCAGCCGGAAGCGGTCGTTAATGCGCGCAACGTGTACGGCGGTACGGCAACGGTGCAGGTACAGGCGGCGATTGGACGGGCGGAAGACAGTCTGCTCGAAGCGAAAAAATGGGTAACGGAGCTTGCAGCGAAACTATAA
- a CDS encoding type IV pilus modification PilV family protein has translation MRFGLKQEQGFTLIEVVAAIVILSIVSLVLTSYFVHAMSYSKSNQNKTIMVNLARNALFYMEKQDFDAVKNYFSGQAQVTGEGAEVAIKGGDCAQGSCPLLPNEFTGSPANVLNPTINGVAYTIDIVYQPNVWGNLPRPTGAAPSFLDQSSVRSYLLPVKVKVKRADAGSPSANIVEVEGYITDERIR, from the coding sequence ATGCGGTTCGGACTCAAACAGGAGCAGGGCTTCACCCTGATCGAGGTGGTGGCGGCGATTGTGATTTTATCCATTGTCTCGCTGGTCCTGACCTCATACTTCGTCCATGCGATGTCCTACTCGAAATCGAACCAGAACAAGACGATTATGGTTAATCTGGCGCGGAACGCGCTTTTTTATATGGAGAAGCAGGATTTCGATGCGGTAAAAAATTACTTCAGCGGACAAGCCCAGGTCACCGGAGAAGGCGCCGAAGTTGCCATCAAAGGGGGAGACTGCGCTCAGGGATCGTGTCCGCTCCTTCCGAATGAATTTACCGGGTCACCGGCCAATGTGCTGAATCCGACAATCAATGGCGTTGCTTACACCATCGACATCGTGTATCAGCCGAATGTATGGGGCAATCTGCCTCGCCCAACGGGCGCGGCGCCAAGCTTCCTTGACCAGTCATCCGTCCGGAGCTACCTGCTGCCGGTTAAAGTGAAGGTCAAACGCGCGGATGCCGGGAGTCCATCTGCCAATATCGTAGAGGTGGAGGGGTATATAACCGATGAACGAATTCGTTAG
- a CDS encoding PulJ/GspJ family protein yields MNEFVRRLKAQERGFTLVELISSITIFAMVAGLISGVTMFGMRSYHQITVQNALRDEADLIMSTIITKLYTYGPERVQNTAGGIELIKSGADPETIAVNGSEIVLAAGRTGAVSGSPIAVQSELGGSTITLIQTDGRTAPLGAPYPSGTIEIKLVLKYQGNEEDRLEMSSQFGF; encoded by the coding sequence ATGAACGAATTCGTTAGGCGCCTGAAAGCGCAGGAGCGGGGCTTTACGCTGGTTGAATTGATCAGCTCGATCACGATTTTTGCTATGGTCGCGGGACTGATCTCCGGCGTGACGATGTTCGGCATGCGAAGCTATCACCAAATTACGGTGCAGAACGCCTTGCGGGACGAGGCCGATCTGATTATGTCCACCATCATTACGAAGCTGTACACCTATGGTCCCGAGCGGGTGCAGAACACAGCCGGCGGCATTGAGCTGATCAAAAGCGGAGCCGACCCGGAAACAATCGCCGTAAACGGCAGTGAGATTGTTCTTGCAGCGGGCCGTACCGGCGCGGTTTCCGGCTCCCCGATAGCCGTGCAGTCTGAGCTTGGGGGATCGACGATCACGCTTATCCAGACGGATGGAAGAACAGCGCCGCTGGGCGCTCCCTATCCATCCGGAACCATTGAAATCAAGCTGGTGCTGAAATATCAAGGAAATGAAGAGGACAGGCTGGAGATGAGCAGCCAATTCGGATTTTAG
- a CDS encoding DUF5057 domain-containing protein yields MKLTKSRIFLLLSGLALLGLLAMPVKSLVQKVNADPFVYTIRVLEVTGSGESDLKSLTADNVHVDTISMNRFVSLRDDFDGKYDAVYIGEGTSAQNGGSGKSDDLNDITSLKAKEITEYYINKGLPVILDTGYLESPTSILYTSFNKYRTDPARPNVRFVGDSELSALITSMNSGTSNLIPLLKQRPRLTITNKSDITDYNQNQDYLYHPGDTLDFRFNAANVEDLKTHPIGVKLYISPDKSVPVKESQVVAVTTLDQSPNGEIAYKLPDAASGLLYWKLEITDHLSATKLKDYDSGVIRFRGKQKVVNILQVVPSVGNSERSSSLLDPENMNQSYLDTEDYKYNITVKQDSDFNNEIAARYERDGTYGLNGVYDMLILGFRNTGNTALTDQAAQAVLQYARDTKQSVILASDAVYHGNSPAARAWEQYFMDIAGQIDPQKNSDMNAPYAAKSVKPVNDGLLAHYPFYLSTLNDHNQQTDIITPDISTAHNPSYPVDLEDPSIIPWYNVIGSNRDSEDSANHYYTYSRGNITYSATGHILGTPSNSHFPDWEQKLFVNMMYKGYAGSNHRPEITVHLPQQNDTVPTYQNAITVDYKVEDPDPEDQELYTTVRFKSNGEYLTGTGMPETQVLSGKTVHETFANPLPDGGPLTIEITARDKQGALAVANVNITVLKASANLELTRTLSSNVNANGEVAKDEAFSITYSVKPKPVPLAQAGNANPSADALTISDIQFSETLPASLERNGVWPEGLRVTGDASSGYTLIKSLGSITYTLKTVDGVKTYVPDSPAPIVFSIDVRAAVAKAYHFDTSEVSFVDIHPVSVASPSPLSSRTTLSFPKMTVIAVERNTRTLSLTADKDKAVVNESVTLTAAYSHSNDTGVRYTWSAVDNTGESVPITGIQGSAGFSADKTGKYTITVSVTSDQSNEAITATKEITVGLNSLTIGYLSTVFVDNTITLTAIPDPDADKEQYEWHLANEADISYGGFTDDQGDIKGDATGNTVQFKGIKPSASVQVVVTAAGITSPPFTIKVLSEPNLEFSPDYGEISIKQSLNLYSFLHTIDPYGDIPSSLAEKLVWRIEGSHEAPAVTLQVANKSTVTITGIREGAERIKVSYSKGTGEAVTAYYTIKVIDPTKADHRY; encoded by the coding sequence TTGAAGCTTACTAAATCCAGAATTTTTTTATTACTGTCGGGCCTTGCCCTTCTGGGCCTTCTGGCGATGCCTGTCAAAAGCCTCGTGCAAAAGGTGAATGCAGACCCCTTTGTCTATACCATCCGCGTTCTGGAGGTTACGGGCAGCGGGGAAAGCGATCTCAAATCACTAACCGCCGACAATGTACACGTTGACACTATAAGCATGAACCGGTTTGTTTCGCTGCGCGATGATTTTGACGGAAAATACGACGCGGTCTATATCGGTGAGGGTACATCCGCTCAGAATGGCGGTTCAGGGAAATCCGATGACTTAAACGACATCACTTCTCTGAAAGCAAAGGAAATTACCGAGTACTATATCAATAAAGGCCTTCCCGTTATTTTAGATACCGGGTATTTGGAGAGCCCAACCAGCATCCTGTACACTTCGTTCAACAAGTATCGTACCGATCCTGCGAGACCAAACGTCCGTTTTGTCGGCGACAGCGAATTAAGCGCGCTCATTACCAGCATGAACAGCGGGACCTCCAACCTTATCCCCCTGCTAAAGCAGCGCCCGCGTCTCACAATTACCAATAAGAGCGACATTACCGATTATAACCAGAATCAAGATTACCTTTACCACCCCGGCGACACTCTGGATTTTAGATTTAATGCAGCCAATGTGGAAGATTTGAAAACGCACCCGATTGGGGTCAAGCTGTACATAAGCCCGGATAAATCGGTTCCCGTTAAGGAGTCGCAGGTCGTAGCCGTTACAACTTTGGATCAAAGCCCCAATGGAGAGATTGCCTATAAGCTTCCCGATGCGGCATCCGGCTTGCTGTACTGGAAGCTGGAGATCACTGACCACTTGAGTGCCACAAAATTAAAAGATTACGACAGCGGCGTTATCCGGTTCCGGGGGAAGCAGAAGGTTGTGAATATTTTGCAGGTAGTGCCGTCTGTAGGCAACAGCGAACGGTCGAGCAGCCTGCTGGACCCCGAGAACATGAACCAGAGTTATTTGGATACGGAAGATTACAAATACAACATTACCGTCAAACAGGACTCCGACTTTAACAATGAAATCGCAGCCAGGTATGAACGGGATGGCACCTATGGGCTTAACGGCGTTTACGATATGCTGATTCTCGGCTTCCGGAACACCGGAAATACTGCCCTCACGGATCAAGCTGCACAAGCCGTTCTGCAATACGCCAGGGATACGAAACAGAGCGTTATTTTGGCAAGCGATGCAGTATATCACGGGAACAGCCCTGCGGCCAGAGCATGGGAACAATATTTTATGGATATCGCCGGACAGATTGATCCGCAGAAGAACTCCGACATGAATGCGCCTTACGCCGCCAAATCGGTCAAACCCGTCAACGACGGTCTGCTCGCCCATTATCCGTTCTATCTCAGCACGCTTAATGACCATAACCAGCAGACGGATATCATTACGCCGGATATTTCCACAGCGCATAATCCATCCTATCCGGTCGATCTAGAGGACCCGTCGATTATTCCGTGGTATAACGTGATCGGTTCCAACCGGGACAGCGAAGACAGTGCGAATCATTACTACACCTACAGTAGGGGCAATATTACGTATTCCGCCACCGGACATATTTTGGGAACGCCCAGCAATAGTCACTTTCCGGATTGGGAACAGAAGCTGTTCGTTAATATGATGTATAAAGGGTACGCCGGCTCCAACCATAGACCGGAGATCACCGTTCATTTACCGCAGCAGAACGATACGGTGCCTACTTATCAGAATGCAATTACCGTCGACTATAAGGTCGAAGATCCGGACCCCGAAGATCAGGAATTATATACAACTGTCCGTTTCAAATCGAATGGCGAATATTTAACCGGCACCGGCATGCCGGAAACCCAGGTACTATCGGGAAAAACAGTACATGAAACCTTCGCCAATCCGCTTCCTGACGGCGGGCCGCTGACCATTGAAATCACCGCCCGGGACAAGCAGGGAGCGCTGGCTGTGGCCAACGTTAATATCACGGTTCTCAAGGCTTCCGCCAATTTGGAGTTAACGCGTACACTGTCGTCCAACGTCAACGCTAATGGCGAGGTTGCCAAGGATGAGGCGTTTTCCATCACGTATTCCGTGAAGCCGAAGCCCGTCCCGCTTGCTCAGGCGGGGAACGCCAATCCATCTGCAGATGCGTTAACCATCTCGGACATCCAATTTTCCGAGACACTGCCTGCAAGTCTGGAACGAAACGGCGTCTGGCCTGAAGGGTTACGCGTTACCGGCGATGCGTCGTCCGGATATACACTGATTAAATCACTTGGCAGCATCACCTATACATTGAAGACGGTCGACGGGGTTAAGACCTATGTGCCTGACTCTCCCGCCCCCATCGTCTTCAGTATTGATGTGCGGGCAGCCGTGGCCAAAGCGTATCATTTTGACACTTCCGAAGTCAGCTTTGTCGACATTCATCCGGTCTCGGTGGCATCACCGTCACCTTTGTCGTCACGGACTACCCTTTCTTTTCCGAAGATGACTGTGATAGCGGTCGAAAGGAACACCCGCACATTGAGCCTGACAGCCGACAAGGATAAAGCAGTCGTTAACGAAAGCGTGACTTTGACCGCGGCTTATTCTCATTCAAATGACACCGGCGTACGATATACGTGGAGCGCCGTAGATAACACGGGAGAGAGCGTTCCGATTACAGGCATCCAGGGATCGGCCGGCTTTTCCGCAGATAAAACAGGTAAATACACGATCACCGTCTCAGTAACCAGCGATCAGTCTAACGAAGCCATTACCGCAACCAAGGAGATCACCGTCGGACTAAACTCCCTGACCATCGGGTACCTTTCAACGGTATTTGTCGATAATACGATTACGTTGACTGCGATTCCCGATCCGGATGCCGATAAGGAACAGTATGAATGGCATCTTGCCAATGAAGCAGACATCAGCTACGGCGGCTTTACCGATGATCAAGGCGACATCAAAGGTGATGCTACCGGAAACACGGTACAGTTTAAAGGTATCAAACCTAGCGCTAGTGTCCAAGTGGTTGTGACAGCAGCTGGAATCACCAGCCCTCCATTCACGATTAAGGTATTATCCGAGCCGAATTTGGAATTCTCACCGGATTACGGAGAAATTAGCATTAAACAGTCACTCAATCTATATTCGTTCCTGCATACGATCGATCCGTATGGCGATATTCCTTCAAGTCTGGCTGAAAAGCTGGTCTGGAGAATCGAAGGCAGCCATGAGGCACCGGCCGTTACGCTCCAAGTCGCCAATAAGTCCACCGTCACTATCACCGGCATTCGGGAGGGGGCGGAGAGAATCAAGGTTTCATATTCAAAAGGAACGGGAGAAGCAGTAACCGCCTATTACACGATTAAGGTTATTGATCCGACTAAGGCCGATCACCGTTACTAA
- a CDS encoding argininosuccinate synthase, translating into MAKEKIVLAYSGGLDTSVILKWLKETYDAEIIAFTADIGQKEELDGLEEKALATGASKVYIDDLREEFAKDFIYPMFQAGALYEGQYLLGTSIARPLIAKRMVDIAIAEGATAIAHGATGKGNDQVRFELGAAGLAPNIKVIAPWRLEEFRNQFPGRAEMIAYAEANGIPVQASAAKPYSMDRNLLHISYESGVLEDPWFDASAPENKEMFLLTNAPEDAPDQPEYIELEFLKGDCVALNGEPLAPLQVMEKLNELGGKHGIGRVDMVENRFVGMKSRGVYETPGGTILFTAHRKMESITMDREVMNVRDSLITRYSTLVYNGFWFAPERTAIQALVTESQQNVTGTVRLKLYKGNIIAAGVKSPVSLYNPNIATMEADPTQAYDQGDATGFIRLNALRLKVSTGVAESAK; encoded by the coding sequence ATGGCAAAAGAAAAAATCGTGCTCGCCTATTCCGGCGGCCTGGATACATCGGTCATTTTGAAATGGCTGAAAGAAACGTATGATGCGGAAATTATCGCTTTTACGGCCGATATCGGCCAGAAGGAAGAGCTGGACGGCTTGGAGGAAAAAGCGCTCGCCACAGGCGCGTCAAAAGTCTATATCGACGACCTGCGTGAGGAATTTGCCAAGGACTTCATCTACCCGATGTTCCAGGCCGGGGCGCTGTATGAAGGGCAATACCTGCTCGGCACCAGTATCGCCCGCCCGCTGATCGCCAAGCGCATGGTCGACATCGCCATTGCAGAAGGCGCGACAGCGATTGCTCATGGCGCGACCGGCAAAGGCAACGACCAAGTGCGCTTCGAGCTTGGCGCGGCTGGTCTGGCTCCGAACATCAAGGTGATCGCGCCTTGGCGTCTGGAAGAGTTCCGCAACCAGTTCCCGGGACGCGCGGAAATGATCGCCTACGCGGAAGCGAACGGCATCCCGGTTCAGGCTTCGGCGGCGAAGCCGTATTCCATGGACCGCAATCTGCTGCATATCAGCTATGAGAGCGGCGTCCTCGAAGATCCGTGGTTCGACGCCAGCGCGCCGGAGAACAAGGAAATGTTCCTGCTGACGAACGCGCCGGAAGACGCTCCGGATCAGCCGGAGTATATCGAACTGGAATTCCTGAAAGGCGACTGCGTTGCCCTTAACGGCGAGCCGCTTGCGCCTCTGCAGGTAATGGAGAAGCTGAATGAGCTGGGCGGCAAGCACGGCATCGGCCGCGTAGACATGGTCGAGAACCGCTTCGTCGGCATGAAGAGCCGCGGGGTTTACGAGACTCCAGGCGGCACCATCCTGTTCACTGCCCATCGCAAAATGGAGTCCATCACGATGGACCGTGAAGTGATGAACGTCCGCGACAGCCTGATTACCCGTTACAGCACGCTGGTGTACAACGGCTTCTGGTTCGCGCCGGAACGCACAGCGATTCAGGCGCTTGTAACCGAGAGCCAGCAGAACGTAACCGGCACGGTTCGCCTCAAGCTGTACAAAGGCAACATTATCGCCGCCGGCGTCAAGAGCCCGGTCAGCCTGTACAATCCGAATATCGCGACGATGGAGGCCGATCCGACGCAGGCCTACGATCAAGGCGATGCTACCGGCTTCATCCGCCTGAACGCGCTGCGTCTGAAGGTTTCCACCGGAGTGGCTGAATCGGCGAAATAA
- a CDS encoding GspE/PulE family protein yields MAIVKKRLGDLLVENGIISQEQLEEALVEQRKSKRKLGDLLISQGYITEQQLIEVLEFQLGIPHVSLFKYHIDPAITQIIPESMAKRYQVLPFMKEGGKLMVAMADPLDYFAIEDLRMSTGFRIEPAISTRDELQRAIARHYGMRDSMTQMMGELPSQEEIEETEITDEDSPIVRLVNQMIQQAVQLRASDIHVDPGENNLAIRYRIDGTLRTERLIPKQMQGFITARLKIMARLNIAERRLPQDGRIKMQFDYKMVDIRVSSLPTMHGEKIVLRLLDLSTGVKSVEHLGFSDGNAEAFKAMIGRPYGMLLITGPTGSGKTTTLYSALNQLNEESVNIITVEDPVEYQLEGINQVHVNPGIGLTFAAGLRSILRQDPNIVMVGEIRDTETAEIAIRASLTGHLVLSTLHTNDAISTISRLRDMGVEPYLIASSLIGVVSQRLVRKICTDCKETYVPSQQESIMLGKYGLQREVMHRGRGCGSCNTTGYRGRIAIQEVLTIDDHLRQLITNSASVEELRNAAKERGLVQLMEDGFLKVSQGLTTLQEVLRETVSH; encoded by the coding sequence TTGGCCATTGTGAAAAAAAGACTTGGTGATTTGCTGGTAGAGAACGGGATCATCTCGCAGGAGCAGCTGGAGGAAGCGCTTGTCGAACAGCGCAAATCGAAGCGCAAGCTCGGCGACCTGTTAATCTCGCAAGGCTATATTACCGAGCAGCAGCTGATCGAAGTGCTGGAATTCCAGCTGGGCATCCCGCACGTAAGCCTTTTCAAATATCATATTGACCCTGCGATTACGCAGATTATTCCCGAGAGCATGGCCAAGCGCTATCAAGTTCTGCCTTTTATGAAAGAGGGCGGCAAGCTGATGGTGGCTATGGCAGACCCTTTGGACTATTTCGCAATTGAAGATTTGCGCATGAGCACCGGATTCCGGATTGAGCCCGCGATCTCCACAAGAGACGAACTGCAGCGGGCGATCGCCCGGCATTACGGCATGCGTGATTCCATGACCCAGATGATGGGGGAGCTTCCTTCCCAGGAAGAGATTGAGGAAACGGAAATTACCGATGAGGACTCGCCGATTGTCCGTCTGGTCAACCAGATGATCCAGCAGGCGGTGCAGCTTCGGGCTTCGGATATTCATGTAGACCCGGGCGAAAATAATCTCGCCATCCGCTACCGGATTGACGGCACACTGCGCACCGAGCGGCTGATTCCGAAGCAGATGCAGGGCTTCATCACGGCACGGCTGAAGATTATGGCGCGCCTGAACATCGCCGAGCGGCGGCTGCCCCAGGACGGCCGGATCAAGATGCAGTTCGATTACAAGATGGTCGACATCCGTGTATCGTCCCTGCCGACGATGCATGGCGAGAAGATCGTTCTGCGGCTGCTCGACCTGAGCACCGGGGTTAAATCGGTGGAACATCTCGGGTTTAGCGATGGCAACGCCGAGGCTTTTAAAGCGATGATCGGCAGGCCTTACGGCATGCTCCTGATCACGGGGCCGACAGGCAGCGGCAAGACAACGACTCTGTACTCGGCGCTAAACCAGCTGAACGAAGAGAGCGTCAATATTATTACGGTTGAAGACCCTGTGGAGTATCAGCTGGAGGGAATCAACCAGGTACACGTCAACCCGGGAATCGGATTAACTTTTGCGGCGGGGCTTCGCTCCATACTCCGTCAAGATCCGAACATTGTTATGGTCGGGGAAATCCGGGACACGGAGACGGCGGAGATCGCCATCCGCGCCTCGCTGACCGGACATTTGGTGCTGTCCACCTTGCACACGAATGACGCGATCAGCACCATCTCGCGGCTGCGCGATATGGGAGTCGAGCCGTACTTGATCGCTTCGTCGCTGATCGGCGTCGTATCCCAGCGGCTGGTGCGCAAAATATGCACCGACTGCAAAGAAACCTATGTGCCTTCCCAGCAGGAATCGATCATGCTGGGCAAGTACGGCTTGCAGCGGGAAGTGATGCACCGAGGGCGCGGCTGCGGAAGCTGCAATACGACAGGTTACCGCGGGCGAATTGCGATTCAGGAAGTATTGACGATCGACGATCATCTCCGCCAGCTTATTACGAATTCCGCTTCGGTGGAAGAACTGCGGAATGCGGCGAAGGAACGGGGATTGGTTCAACTGATGGAAGACGGATTTCTCAAGGTATCCCAGGGATTGACGACGCTGCAGGAAGTGCTGCGGGAAACGGTCTCGCATTAA
- a CDS encoding alpha/beta hydrolase, producing MALIECRFYSETLGLSTSMTVILPQRTMTQIGMGGVTRGTSLHPTLYLLHGLSDDDSIWLRRTSIERYVADMGVAVVMPQVHRSFYTDMAAGGSYWTFISEELPALARSFFPLSAEREDNFVAGLSMGGYGAMKLGLRKPESFAAAGSLSGALDVSQLYARHGHVMSKREYELIFGKEDILGTDEDLLALIRKVDASGGPKPLLYQCCGTEDFLYEDNLRFRDAALATSLSLTYEEGPGAHEWGYWDAKIRDVLAWLPLRG from the coding sequence ATGGCTTTGATCGAATGCCGGTTTTATTCGGAGACCTTGGGCCTCAGCACATCCATGACGGTCATTCTGCCGCAGCGGACGATGACGCAGATTGGAATGGGCGGGGTTACCCGGGGAACATCTCTTCATCCCACCTTGTATCTGCTGCACGGCTTATCGGATGATGACTCTATTTGGCTGCGCCGCACATCGATTGAGCGCTATGTGGCTGACATGGGAGTCGCGGTCGTCATGCCTCAGGTGCACCGCAGCTTCTACACGGACATGGCAGCCGGGGGCAGCTACTGGACCTTTATCAGCGAGGAGCTGCCGGCGCTGGCGCGTTCGTTCTTTCCGCTGTCCGCCGAGCGGGAGGATAATTTCGTGGCGGGTCTGTCGATGGGAGGCTACGGGGCGATGAAGCTGGGGCTTCGGAAGCCGGAGTCTTTTGCCGCCGCAGGCAGCCTGTCGGGAGCGCTGGATGTATCGCAGTTGTATGCAAGACACGGTCACGTGATGTCCAAACGGGAATATGAATTGATCTTTGGCAAGGAGGATATCTTGGGCACCGACGAGGACCTGTTGGCCTTAATCCGCAAGGTGGACGCCTCAGGGGGACCGAAGCCGCTGCTCTATCAATGCTGCGGGACGGAGGATTTCCTGTACGAGGATAATCTGCGTTTTCGCGACGCCGCCTTAGCGACTTCCTTGTCCTTAACTTATGAAGAGGGTCCGGGAGCCCATGAATGGGGGTACTGGGACGCCAAAATTCGGGATGTGCTGGCCTGGCTGCCGCTGAGAGGATAA
- the argF gene encoding ornithine carbamoyltransferase, with protein sequence MGQGVTGNTQGIELKGRDFLELDDYTTEEIQYLIDLAIELKRKQKNGEVYQPLKGKTIGLIFEKSSTRTRVSFEVGMYQLGGHALFLSKNDIQLGRGETVSDTAQVMSRYLDGIMIRTFGHDKVEELARYASVPVINGLSDLAHPCQVLADYQTVYEHKGRLKGLKLAYIGDGNNMAHSLLLGGAKLGVHVSVAGPEGYEPDAAVVAKARQIAEETGSEIVITRSPEEAVKDADVIYTDVWASMGFEEEQLKREAAFKDYQVNEELVKGAKSDFMFLHCLPAHRGEEVTAEVIDGPNSFIFDEAENRLHAQKALMAALMG encoded by the coding sequence ATGGGTCAGGGCGTCACGGGCAATACACAGGGCATCGAGCTCAAAGGCCGGGATTTTCTGGAGCTGGACGACTACACGACGGAAGAAATCCAGTATCTGATCGATCTGGCGATCGAACTGAAGCGCAAGCAGAAGAACGGTGAAGTGTATCAGCCGCTGAAGGGAAAGACGATCGGTCTTATTTTTGAAAAATCATCTACACGCACGCGCGTATCCTTCGAGGTTGGCATGTATCAGCTGGGCGGACATGCTCTGTTCCTGAGCAAGAATGACATTCAGCTTGGACGCGGCGAGACGGTAAGCGATACGGCGCAGGTCATGTCGCGTTATCTGGACGGCATCATGATCCGCACATTCGGGCATGACAAGGTCGAAGAACTGGCGCGCTATGCTTCGGTGCCCGTCATTAACGGCCTGAGCGATCTGGCGCATCCATGCCAGGTGCTGGCGGACTACCAAACGGTTTATGAGCACAAAGGCCGCTTGAAAGGCCTGAAGCTTGCCTATATCGGCGACGGCAACAATATGGCGCATTCCCTGCTGCTTGGCGGGGCCAAGCTTGGCGTGCATGTGTCGGTTGCTGGACCGGAAGGCTATGAACCGGATGCCGCCGTTGTGGCCAAGGCACGGCAAATTGCCGAAGAGACCGGCTCCGAGATCGTCATCACGCGCAGTCCGGAAGAAGCGGTAAAAGATGCCGACGTCATCTACACGGATGTATGGGCCAGCATGGGCTTCGAGGAAGAGCAGCTCAAGCGGGAAGCGGCATTTAAGGATTACCAGGTGAACGAGGAACTCGTCAAAGGAGCGAAGAGCGACTTCATGTTCCTGCACTGCCTGCCGGCCCACCGGGGCGAGGAAGTGACCGCCGAAGTGATCGACGGGCCGAACTCCTTTATTTTCGATGAGGCGGAGAACCGGCTGCATGCCCAAAAAGCGCTGATGGCCGCTCTGATGGGCTAA